From the genome of Anabrus simplex isolate iqAnaSimp1 chromosome X, ASM4041472v1, whole genome shotgun sequence, one region includes:
- the LOC136886126 gene encoding uncharacterized protein, which translates to MNFSPFGGHFPTVHQFATAKFNSEQIHPGTMLVTSASDGTIQYIRPEHNGANFIATSGNNNPVQAIPVTLTTTLNIPVSAARALNPMQTQHQQPNPPPSPQQQQQQQQQHHHHQHALAAVVNQNPGTAKYHHPSGAILSWADVPVMHHFSNDANKNIATINVPYPAQAMNSTATILAVQSTQTVATPSVWPVRLMQSVSTMTVDESELQPQDLCKPENDANKSKDDVSKESDLKREVKDSGESEDESDDSSKSDMEGPSSTSEAETQRTTIQIPVKTLPNGNLECHQIQLQQQGSAMADYLARLPASTLPLSLQHFLKYQAENVVGTNIAIKREDDNNISGVLLGGAAITPINNLNSGLDSPKKKKKKKISKKPPRPRPGEIRLSTALDGSTLFCCPECHMAYPDRDLLEQHLAGHKLERRFVCNVCGAGLKRKEHLDQHKRGHSDERPFVCTVCLKGFKRNEHLTRHYVIHSGCKSHACSECGKKFSRKDHLHKHTQTHIAKRVKAEMSQAGQENGTIASGILQPSIIPQPPTLHHTMVHPLQIHHALS; encoded by the coding sequence ATGAATTTTTCTCCTTTTGGTGGGCATTTTCCTACTGTGCATCAGTTTGCAACTGCGAAATTTAATAGTGAACAAATACATCCTGGAACTATGCTAGTTACCAGTGCCTCAGATGGAACAATTCAGTACATAAGACCAGAGCACAATGGTGCAAATTTCATTGCTACTAGCGGTAATAACAACCCAGTGCAAGCTATTCCTGTTACCCTTACTACAACATTGAATATTCCCGTTTCGGCTGCTCGAGCTTTGAATCCTATGCAAACTCAACATCAACAACCTAATCCTCCCCCATCACCtcaacagcaacagcagcagcagcaacaacatcaCCACCATCAGCATGCTTTGGCTGCTGTGGTTAATCAGAATCCTGGAACTGCAAAGTATCATCATCCATCTGGAGCTATCCTAAGCTGGGCCGATGTTCCTGTCATGCATCATTTCAGTAATGATGCTAATAAAAATATAGCTACTATAAATGTTCCTTACCCCGCTCAAGCAATGAATTCCACAGCTACAATATTGGCTGTGCAATCCACTCAAACTGTAGCAACTCCATCTGTATGGCCAGTGAGATTGATGCAGAGTGTATCTACAATGACTGTTGATGAATCTGAATTGCAACCACAAGATCTTTGTAAACCAGAAAATGATGCTAATAAATCCAAAGATGATGTATCAAAGGAAAGTGATCTGAAACGTGAAGTTAAAGATTCTGGTGAAAGTGAAGATGAAAGTGATGATAGTAGTAAATCAGACATGGAAGGGCCTTCGTCTACAAGTGAAGCAGAAACTCAAAGGACTACCATTCAGATCCCTGTTAAGACTCTCCCTAATGGAAACTTAGAATGCCATCAGATCCAGTTGCAGCAACAAGGATCAGCAATGGCCGATTATCTTGCCCGACTTCCAGCATCAACCTTGCCATTAAGCCTTCAACACTTTCTAAAATATCAAGCAGAAAATGTTGTTGGTACGAACATTGCTATAAAAcgtgaagatgataataatatttCTGGTGTACTGCTTGGTGGTGCTGCAATTACTCCCATTAATAATTTGAATTCTGGTCTGGATAgcccaaagaagaagaaaaaaaagaagattaGCAAGAAACCTCCAAGACCTAGACCTGGTGAGATACGTTTATCTACAGCTTTGGATGGTTCGACTCTTTTCTGCTGTCCAGAATGTCACATGGCCTACCCTGATCGAGACTTGTTGGAGCAACATCTGGCAGGCCATAAATTGGAGAGAAGGTTTGTATGTAATGTATGTGGTGCGGGTTTGAAGCGTAAGGAACATTTGGATCAACATAAACGAGGTCACAGTGATGAACGTCCATTTGTGTGCACTGTGTGTTTGAAAGGTTTCAAGCGTAATGAACATTTAACACGACACTATGTCATCCACTCAGGTTGCAAAAGCCATGCATGTTCTGAATGTGGGAAAAAATTTTCACGTAAGGATCACCTGcacaaacacacacaaacacacatagcCAAGAGGGTTAAAGCAGAGATGAGTCAGGCAGGTCAAGAAAATGGCACCATTGCAAGTGGTATTCTTCAGCCCAGTATTATACCTCAACCACCTACGCTTCATCACACCATGGTGCATCCTTTACAGATTCACCATGCATTGTCGTGA